One Amycolatopsis sp. NBC_00355 genomic window carries:
- a CDS encoding DLW-39 family protein: MKKLLALAVIAGGVLFVVKRNKAAKAEADLWREATAPVPSNNGTTPAKPAGASHN; encoded by the coding sequence GTGAAGAAGCTGCTGGCACTCGCGGTCATCGCGGGCGGCGTCTTGTTCGTGGTCAAGCGCAACAAGGCGGCGAAGGCCGAGGCCGACCTCTGGCGCGAGGCGACCGCTCCGGTCCCCTCCAACAACGGAACCACCCCGGCCAAGCCGGCGGGCGCGTCCCACAACTGA
- a CDS encoding SDR family NAD(P)-dependent oxidoreductase: protein MGKLDGKVAVITGATSGMALAGAKLFVDEGAYVFISGRRKDALDEAVKEIGRNVTGVQGDSADLDDLDRLFETVKREKGTVDVVWASAGTGEQGRLGEITPEQFDAAFSLNARGTLFTVQKALPLFNDGGSIVMTGSNASLRGYPDWSVYAASKAVLPAYARVWVAELRDRKIRVNVLTPGQVATPILAEVMDEQAKAQFESVIPRREMGRPEEIASVALFLASDDSSYVNGMELVADGGTTVI, encoded by the coding sequence GTGGGAAAACTCGATGGCAAGGTCGCGGTGATCACCGGCGCGACGAGCGGGATGGCGCTGGCCGGTGCGAAGCTGTTCGTCGACGAAGGGGCCTACGTCTTCATTTCGGGCCGGCGGAAGGACGCGCTGGACGAAGCCGTCAAGGAGATCGGCCGGAACGTGACCGGTGTGCAAGGCGATTCGGCGGACCTCGATGACCTGGACCGGTTGTTCGAGACCGTCAAACGGGAAAAGGGCACAGTCGACGTGGTGTGGGCGAGTGCCGGAACGGGCGAGCAGGGCAGGCTCGGTGAAATCACCCCGGAGCAGTTCGATGCCGCCTTCTCGCTGAACGCGCGCGGCACGCTGTTCACGGTCCAGAAAGCGCTTCCGCTGTTCAACGACGGCGGCTCGATCGTCATGACCGGGTCGAACGCGTCACTCCGCGGCTACCCCGATTGGAGTGTGTACGCGGCGAGCAAGGCCGTGCTGCCCGCCTACGCGCGGGTGTGGGTGGCCGAACTGAGGGACCGGAAGATCCGGGTGAACGTGCTGACCCCCGGCCAGGTCGCCACGCCGATTCTGGCGGAGGTCATGGACGAGCAGGCGAAAGCGCAATTCGAATCGGTGATCCCGCGGCGAGAGATGGGCCGCCCTGAAGAGATCGCCTCGGTCGCGTTGTTCCTCGCCTCGGACGACTCGAGCTACGTCAACGGCATGGAGCTGGTCGCCGACGGCGGCACCACGGTGATCTGA
- a CDS encoding TetR/AcrR family transcriptional regulator: MRYAGVVTESEKGPRGLRRGRGARERILSASQQLFRDQGINSTGMDQLCTVAEVSKRTLYQHFAGKDELIAECLRRFDPDVLPEVFDRTDLTPRERLLGAFDVHSPLCPFIAAAVEIPDPGHPARVHARDYKKAFAARLTETAREAGAADPEQLGEQLALLLDGASARSRVLNAEAFTTAAAIAAVLVDNAIPAAAPAGASRG, translated from the coding sequence GTGCGCTACGCTGGGGTTGTGACAGAGTCGGAGAAGGGGCCGCGAGGACTGCGCCGCGGCCGGGGCGCACGAGAGCGCATCCTCAGCGCGTCACAGCAGCTGTTCCGCGATCAAGGCATCAACAGCACCGGCATGGACCAGCTCTGCACGGTGGCCGAGGTGTCCAAGCGCACGCTCTACCAGCACTTCGCCGGCAAGGACGAGCTGATCGCCGAATGCCTGCGCCGATTCGATCCCGACGTCCTGCCCGAAGTGTTCGACCGCACCGACCTCACACCTCGCGAACGACTCCTCGGCGCGTTCGACGTGCACTCGCCCTTGTGCCCTTTCATCGCGGCGGCCGTCGAAATCCCCGATCCGGGCCACCCGGCACGCGTACACGCCCGCGACTACAAAAAGGCCTTCGCCGCCCGGCTCACCGAAACCGCCCGCGAAGCCGGCGCCGCCGACCCCGAACAGCTCGGCGAACAATTGGCGCTTTTGCTGGACGGCGCCTCGGCCCGCAGCCGGGTCCTCAACGCCGAAGCGTTCACCACCGCCGCCGCCATCGCCGCTGTCCTCGTCGACAACGCCATCCCCGCAGCAGCACCGGCCGGTGCTTCGCGCGGGTGA
- a CDS encoding SDR family oxidoreductase, translating to MADNQFTAHADLFDLSGKYALVTGGTKGIGMMIARGLLQAGARVVISSRNADTCAEAQRLLSEFGDVRAIPADLSRYDECRRLADLVDADSERLDILVNNAGAMWREPLETFPVEAWDSVIDLNLKSPFWLVQALLPALRKAGTADDPARIINIGSIAAIHVAASPNYSYASSKAGLHQLTRVLARELGPQHVTVNAVAPGPFPSQMMASTLDAIGDTIAAKAPLRRLGRDDDMAGIAVFLASRAATYLTGTIIPVDGGIATTATGT from the coding sequence ATGGCGGACAACCAGTTCACCGCTCACGCAGATCTTTTCGATCTGAGCGGGAAATACGCACTTGTCACTGGCGGCACCAAGGGAATTGGAATGATGATCGCGCGCGGCCTTCTGCAGGCGGGCGCCCGCGTCGTTATCAGTTCACGTAACGCGGACACATGCGCGGAGGCACAGCGTCTGCTGTCCGAATTCGGCGACGTTCGAGCAATCCCCGCCGACCTGTCCAGGTACGACGAGTGCCGGCGTCTCGCCGATCTTGTCGATGCCGACTCAGAACGCCTGGACATCCTCGTCAACAACGCGGGAGCGATGTGGCGCGAGCCGCTGGAGACGTTCCCGGTCGAGGCCTGGGACTCGGTGATCGACCTCAACCTCAAGTCGCCGTTCTGGCTGGTGCAGGCGCTGCTCCCGGCACTTCGCAAGGCGGGCACCGCCGATGATCCCGCGCGGATCATCAACATCGGCAGTATCGCCGCCATCCATGTCGCCGCGTCGCCCAACTATTCGTACGCCAGCAGCAAAGCGGGACTCCACCAACTCACCAGGGTGCTTGCGAGAGAACTGGGTCCACAGCACGTCACGGTGAACGCGGTGGCCCCAGGACCGTTCCCGTCGCAGATGATGGCGTCCACGCTCGACGCCATCGGCGACACGATCGCGGCGAAGGCCCCGCTGCGCCGGCTCGGCCGCGACGACGACATGGCCGGTATCGCCGTGTTCCTCGCCAGCCGGGCCGCGACTTACCTCACGGGCACCATCATCCCGGTCGACGGCGGCATCGCCACGACCGCGACGGGCACCTAG